One part of the Actinotignum schaalii genome encodes these proteins:
- a CDS encoding efflux RND transporter periplasmic adaptor subunit: protein MKKTDTIFQVIKLLLGLVIAAALVKFAFFPNQRTSTELVAQGDFTIPTVVAMPGDIDNSLTLDATVMRNPATPVRATANGTVDVVDVKAGAVVNEGDRLLRIRHEEEKTTAAIVETFEDGTEVEVPGEPYIEVSYVNVLAPVSGTVAVDVLVGQPVSIGESIGLITPATYHARVSVKPEQLYSLASLPPAGQLAVTNGPAPFECTNLRTVTEKTGAGAGMGAKEAEARGLDGASGSVQPALICDIPAEQQVYDGSAAKLTIPGSNTTGVLTVPVSAVEGRFREGVVYLPAADGTQPTKRTVQLGVTDGRQIQITGGLEEGEEILQYVPSAQPTPDPMMGM from the coding sequence ATGAAGAAAACTGACACCATTTTCCAGGTCATCAAGCTCCTGCTCGGCCTCGTCATCGCCGCAGCCCTCGTCAAGTTCGCATTTTTCCCGAACCAACGCACCTCCACGGAACTCGTGGCCCAGGGTGATTTCACCATCCCCACGGTGGTGGCCATGCCGGGGGATATCGATAATTCCCTCACGCTCGATGCCACCGTCATGCGCAATCCGGCCACTCCCGTGCGGGCCACCGCCAACGGCACCGTAGACGTGGTCGATGTCAAAGCGGGCGCCGTCGTCAATGAAGGTGACCGGCTGCTGCGGATCCGCCACGAAGAAGAAAAAACCACCGCCGCCATCGTGGAAACTTTTGAGGACGGCACCGAAGTGGAAGTGCCCGGCGAACCCTATATCGAAGTGAGCTACGTAAATGTGCTCGCCCCGGTGAGCGGCACCGTGGCGGTGGATGTGCTCGTGGGCCAGCCGGTCTCCATCGGGGAAAGCATCGGCTTGATCACCCCGGCCACCTACCACGCCCGGGTGAGCGTGAAACCCGAACAGCTTTATTCGCTCGCTTCACTACCGCCGGCCGGGCAGCTCGCGGTCACGAATGGCCCGGCGCCTTTCGAGTGCACCAATCTGCGCACGGTCACGGAAAAAACCGGTGCGGGTGCGGGCATGGGTGCTAAAGAAGCCGAGGCGCGCGGCCTGGATGGTGCGTCCGGAAGCGTGCAACCCGCCCTCATCTGCGATATCCCCGCCGAACAGCAGGTCTATGACGGTTCTGCCGCGAAACTCACCATCCCGGGGAGCAATACCACCGGGGTGCTGACCGTGCCGGTGAGCGCGGTGGAAGGGCGCTTCCGCGAGGGCGTGGTCTACCTGCCCGCGGCGGACGGCACGCAACCCACCAAACGCACCGTGCAACTCGGGGTCACGGACGGGCGCCAGATTCAGATCACCGGCGGGCTGGAAGAAGGCGAAGAAATCCTCCAGTACGTGCCGAGCGCGCAGCCCACGCCCGACCCGATGATGGGGATGTGA